A genomic stretch from Hemicordylus capensis ecotype Gifberg chromosome 1, rHemCap1.1.pri, whole genome shotgun sequence includes:
- the E2F8 gene encoding transcription factor E2F8: MNERKVYSSKMNTEDKENQSFEEHESTVKTPLKQTAASNWILAEIQPAAFGHLTTPPKPNEISPGDPWTPTANLKMLISAASPEIRNREQEKRLSDSRSESLEDHLSGDEYEKSQPSRKEKSLGLLCHKFLARYPSYPNTSKNNYICLDEVAGELNVERRRIYDIMNVLESLHMVSRLAKNRYAWHGRHNLEKTLQVLKKVAEDNKYTQQIELIKKRELEQEPEGNGQNTELAKHVGSNDHTEILFVELPGMEFRAASVNSRKDKSLRVMSQKFVMLFLVSTPQVVSLEVAAKILIGEDHVEYLDKSKFKTKIRRLYDIANVLSSLELIEKIHVTEEKGRKPAFKWTGPSDVPGSQPVPTLSSVHPMEGKSPKEHCSKNLFPARSKQGFTRHPSLKLAKGTQNNRRKIHSAPSSPIKKSTSQIASSFPNKMAQLATICKQQLDEQSRKFKKIQMKQKHSTLPCPLASLPDSGLDSKQFVSPPSVGTLPLIQNSVSTGILSPVHSSYALYLHPSQTQIVTGYNPSFTVQPVPCANVIGMSSPTEASSKAAPDKISKDHGTHLEGDASVKDQNLCVAKEQDGTKDDSPPEKSFKRCMALLDDSPIKKYRSGELQDVLWGKSVKNKKLQSPLALHLDQEGLASSVEEQNKKGNTGQSLECQSEQRKHRGLLEGDGPVPPQELPAAFAVPEHKAWFSSGYLIPLAQCTKLGNETTLSNKEVYSAEPKPCSSLIAGGISVTSELTAINFPGFHITPLNLMLPPASVASVPVVNSTALALPAHANSTQIPNSSVVNFTLQHLGLIPASMHLSTAKAVLGSALVRQEAEQISSVSKSVGLKQEKALKIILPVPGHERNGKSASTTPLQQTTGSVASKVSQAGSKTYHTPGESATVPGSGSSSPESDCADGISQGTLLDPQRKLGESTEDKF, encoded by the exons ATGAATGAGAGAAAGGTTTACAGTAGCAAAATGAATACTGAAGACAAG GAAAATCAGTCTTTTGAAGAACATGAAAGCACAGTGAAAACTCCTCTGAAACAGACTGCTGCCTCCAATTGGATCTTGGCAGAGATCCAGCCTGCTGCTTTTGGCCATCTGACAACGCCACCAAAGCCTAATGAAATCTCTCCTGGAGACCCATGGACACCGACGGCGAACCTGAAAATGCTGATCAGTGCAGCCAGTCCTGAGATCAGAAATCGAGAACAGGAAAAAAGATTGTCAGACAGCAGAAGTGAAAGCCTTGAG GACCATTTATCAGGAGATGAATATGAAAAATCCCAACCAAGCCGTAAGGAGAAAAGTCTAGGACTCCTGTGTCACAAATTCTTAGCTCGCTATCCCAGTTATCCTAATACCTCAAAAAACAATTACATTTGCCTTGATGAAGTAGCAGGGGAGCTTA ATGTTGAACGCAGACGTATATATGACATAATGAATGTACTAGAAAGTCTTCACATGGTAAGCCGTCTTGCCAAAAACCGGTATGCTTGGCACGGGCGTCATAATCTGGAAAAAACACTACAGGTGTTGAAAAAGGTGGCTGAAGATAACAAATACACACAGCAAATTGAGttaattaaaaagagagaacTTGAACAGGAGCCTGAGGGGAATGGCCAGAACACTGAATTGGCGAAGCATGTTGGCTCAAACGACCATACAGAGATATTATTTGTGGAACTTCCGGGGATGGAATTTCGAGCAG CTTCAGTAAATAGTCGTAAAGACAAGTCTTTAAGAGTGATGAGTCAGAAATTTGTGATGCTCTTTCTTGTATCAACTCCCCAAGTTGTGAGCCTTGAAGTTGCTGCTAAGATTTTAATTGGCGAAGACCATGTTGAATATTTAGATAAAAGCAAGTTTAAAA CTAAAATTCGGAGGCTGTATGATATTGCTAATGTCCTCAGTAGCCTTGAGCTTATTGAGAAGATTCATGTTACAGAGGAAAAGGGCCGCAAGCCAGCATTTAAATGGACAGGGCCATCAGATGTTCCAG GTTCACAGCCTGTACCTACGCTTTCTTCAGTTCATCCTATGGAAGGAAAGTCTCCCAAAGAGCACTGTTCAAAGAATCTTTTCCCTGCTAGAAGCAAGCAAGGCTTCACACGGCATCCATCCTTAAAATTGGCAAAGGGTACACAAAATAATCGTAGAAAAATTCATTCGGCTCCGAGCAGCCCCATCAAGAAAAGTACAA GTCAAATTGCATCAAGCTTTCCAAACAAGATGGCGCAACTTGCAACAATTTGCAAACAGCAATTAGACGAACAGTCAAG GAAGTTTAAAAAGATACAAATGAAACAGAAACACTCTACCTTGCCATGCCCTCTAGCTTCACTTCCTGACTCAGGTTTGGACTCCAAACAGTTTGTGTCTCCTCCTTCTGTTGGGACTCTACCTCTCATCCAGAACTCGGTGTCTACAGGAATACTATCCCCTGTGCATTCCAGCTATGCACTGTATTTGCATCCTTCCCAAACACAGATAGTGACTGGCTACAATCCAAGTTTCACGGTACAGCCTGTTCCCTGCGCTAATGTGATTGGAATGAGTTCTCCTACAGAGGCTAGTTCAAAAGCAGCACCTGATAAAATCTCCAAAGACCATGGTACACATTTAGAAGGTGATGCATCTGTTAAAGACCAAAACCTCTGTGTGGCTAAGGAGCAAGATGGTACAAAAGATGACTCACCACCTGAgaaatcttttaaaagatgtatggCATTACTGGATGATAGTCCAATTAAAAAATATAGAAGTGGAGAGCTTCAAGATGTGTTATGg GGCAAATCTGTGAAGAATAAAAAACTCCAGTCTCCCCTAGCTTTGCATCTCGACCAGGAAGGCTTGGCTTCATCAGtggaagaacaaaataaaaagggaaataCAGGTCAAAGCTTGGAGTGTCAGTCTGAGCAGCGGAAGCATCGAGGCCTTCTGGAAGGTGACGGACCTGTTCCACCTCAGGAGTTGCCTGCAGCATTTGCAGTGCCTGAACACAAG GCTTGGTTTTCTTCAGGTTACCTTATACCTCTTGCTCAATGCACCAAACTTGGTAATGAGACCACTCTTTCTAACAAGGAGGTGTATTCAGCAGAACCAAAACCCTGCAGTTCCCTGATTGCTG GTGGTATTTCAGTGACATCCGAACTTACAGCCATTAATTTTCCTGGTTTTCATATAACACCTCTGAACCTAATGTTACCACCAGCATCCGTAGCTTCTGTTCCTGTGGTTAACAGCACTGCTCTTGCTCTGCCAGCCCATGCCAACTCGACCCAAATCCCAAACTCTTCAGTTGTGAACTTTACACTACAACACTTAGGACTGATACCAGCCAGTATGCATCTGTCGACTGCAAAGGCAGTGCTTGGATCTGCTCTGGTTCGTCAAGAAGCAGAACAGATTAGTTCTGTCTCAAAAAGTGTAGGTTTAAAGCAGGAGAAAGCATTAAAGATTATCTTACCAGTACCTGGCCATGAGCGAAATGGAAAATCAGCTTCAACAACTCCTTTACAGCAG ACTACTGGTTCTGTGGCATCCAAAGTttctcaggcaggcagcaaaacttACCATACACCAGGTGAGTCAGCCACAGTTCCTGGCTCTGGTTCATCTTCTCCTGAATCGGATTGTGCTGATGGGATTTCCCAAGGGACATTGTTAGATCCACAAAGAAAACTTGGTGAATCAACAGAAGATAAATTTTGA